Genomic segment of Geminocystis herdmanii PCC 6308:
CAAACTTAAATCTATACCCACTACCCCTAAAAATTCTTGAGATTCGCTATACACGGGCGCACTGGCAGAAATAGCTATTTCTTCAGATTTATCAGTCCAATTATATATTGGACTCCACAAGGGTTTTTGTACTTGTTTTGCTTGATGATACCATTCAGCATCATTGGGGGTATGCCCGGCAAAAATCCTTGGTGGATAAATACGATTCCCTTTTTCATCTACTTTGTAGCTGTAAAGATTATTAATATCAGGTGATTTAATTTGTGCTATTTCTAAAACATTTTTAAAATAACCTGCCCCAATAAACTCTTGTGTTGTTGTACCGTAGTTAACATAAGTAAAGTTATACTGCTGTATTTGTTGCCAAAAATATTTTCCTAGTGTCTCAAAATCAGTTCGATCTATAATACCACTTTCTAGCACTTGTTTATTGAGGAGATTAACTTGCTGTGCTGTTTGTAAATAAGTATCGAGATGTTTTTCAACTTTTGCCCCTATTTCTGTCATTAAATTTTGAGCAACATTTTCGATCGATCGTTGGGCGCTACGATAGGATAAATAACCAACTATTCCAACGGAAATACCTACTTGCAACACAAAAGGAACTATCAAAATCCATTTGAGAGGAATCTGGGATGACTTATTTTTTTTGGTAAAATCGGGTAAAAATGCCATAATCCTCTAATTAGGTGTTAGGTAATAGGTAATAGGTAATAGTGCGATTCTTTATTCTTTATTCTTAATATATGACTATCAATACGAATCCTTTTAACACTTTAGTTGTCAATGCTAACAGTAATGATACTATTCTAAATCTATTTCAATATTTTGATGATCCTTTTACCACAGGTAAAATCGCTACTTTTAATTTACATAACAATACTCTTGGTAATGGCGAGATTAAGGTTCTATTATTTGATCAAAATGGACAGGGTGCGCCCCAAACCGTTAACAATTTTTTACAATATGTTAATAGTAATAGCTATGTAAATTCTATTATCCATCGATCGATCTCTAATTTTATTATTCAAGGGGGCGGTTTTACTGTTAATAATCTTGATGTGAATACCATCCCTACCAATCCCCCTGTCGTTAACGAGTTTAGTCCAAATCGCTCTAATACAAGGGGTACAATTGCTATGGCAAAGTTGGGAAATGATCCTAATAGTGCTACAAATCAATGGTTTTTCAACTTAGCAAATAATGCTAGTAACCTTGATAATCAAAACGGCGGTTTTACAGTATTTGGGGAAGTACTTTCTCAAAATGACTTAAATACTATCGATTCGATCGCCTCCTTAAACACCATCGATGCTAGAGAGACGAATCCTGCCTTGACTGACTTACCCGTGATTAATTCTCCTGTTAATGATGACAATGATCTAGTAAGATTCGAGAATGTCACCGTTAGCAATACACCGGAATTGACTTTTTCTGTTCAAAATAACACCAATCCTAGTTTAGTTACTTCTACCATTAACAATCAGGGAGAAATTTTATTTAATTACCAGAACAATACTAATGGTGTCGCTGAAATTACTATCCAAGCTACCAATTTATTAGGAGAAACCCAAAACAATACTGTCAGAGTCTCGGTTATCGATAATCTTAAC
This window contains:
- a CDS encoding peptidylprolyl isomerase, translating into MTINTNPFNTLVVNANSNDTILNLFQYFDDPFTTGKIATFNLHNNTLGNGEIKVLLFDQNGQGAPQTVNNFLQYVNSNSYVNSIIHRSISNFIIQGGGFTVNNLDVNTIPTNPPVVNEFSPNRSNTRGTIAMAKLGNDPNSATNQWFFNLANNASNLDNQNGGFTVFGEVLSQNDLNTIDSIASLNTIDARETNPALTDLPVINSPVNDDNDLVRFENVTVSNTPELTFSVQNNTNPSLVTSTINNQGEILFNYQNNTNGVAEITIQATNLLGETQNNTVRVSVIDNLNSPLYRFQNLDRLGTYLFADDAERQDILNKFPQFKEEGYAFNVSKTDDDDLIVFNRFRNTAVSGTYLYAGEAESRNIRQKFPQFIEEGVAFYAYDKDANRGVDIYRMQNTQQPGTYIFVGEDEKNSILQNFPQFKLEGVAFEVLV